A part of Ammospiza caudacuta isolate bAmmCau1 chromosome 5, bAmmCau1.pri, whole genome shotgun sequence genomic DNA contains:
- the MCAT gene encoding malonyl-CoA-acyl carrier protein transacylase, mitochondrial, with protein MGGWAAAPWRLGGCSGRGGLRGAARRWGSSRPGAGDRAATLSDLLQSSVEAEEPGAAAARQERRCPREGTVLLFPGQGSQFVGMCRGLQQYPGVRDMYRLAEKVLGYDLLSLCLEGPRDALDRTQHCQPAVFVASLAAVEKLNHLQPEVVERCVVAAGYSVGEFAALVFAGALDFAEALYAVKVRAEAMQRASEAVPSGMLSVVGRREANYKFACLEARKHCESLGIENPVCTVSNYLFPDSRVIAGHLQALEFLQENARKYYFKRTKMLPVSGAFHTRLMEPAVEPLAEVLKSIEIQKPLLCVYSNVDGKKYMHSKHIQKLLVKQVVSPVLWEQTMHSVYERKQGTEFPYTYEVGPGNQLGAILKQCNLKAWKQYKHVDALEDEEAAET; from the exons ATGGGCGGCTGGGCCGCGGCGCCATGGCGGCTTGGTGGCTGCAGCGGGCGCGGCGGCCTCCGCGGCGCTGCGCGGCGGTGGGGCAGCTCCCGCCCCGGCGCTGGGGACCGGGCGGCGACCCTGAGCGACCTCCTGCAGAGCTCGGTGGAGGCCGAGGAAccgggcgcggcggcggcgaggCAGGAGCGGCGGTGCCCCCGGGAGGGCACGGTGCTGctcttccctgggcagggcagccagTTCGTGGGCATGTGCCGCGGCCTGCAGCAGTACCCCGGCGTGCGGGACATGTACCGCCTGGCCGAGAAGGTGCTGGGCTACGAcctgctctccctctgcctgGAGGGGCCGCGGGACGCGCTGGACcgcacccagcactgccagcccgCCGTGTTCGTCGCCTCCCTGGCCGCCGTGGAGAAGCTCAACCACCTGCAGCCTGAA gtcGTGGAGCGCTGCGTGGTGGCCGCCGGCTACAGCGTGGGGGAGTTCGCGGCGCTGGTCTTCGCTGGAGCCCTGGACTTCGCCGAAG CGCTGTACGCGGTGAAGGTGCGCGCCGAAGCCATGCAAAGGGCGTCGGAAGCTGTCCCCAGTGGAATGCTCTCGGTTGTCGGCCGGCGAGAGGCAAATTACAAATTTGCCTGCCTGGAAGCCCGTAAACACTGTGAATCGCTGGGTATAGAGAACCCCGTGTGCACAGTTTCAAACTATTTGTTTCCAGACAGCAGAGTCATTGCAGGACACTTACAG GCTTTGGAGTTTTTGCAGGAGAATGCCcgaaaatactattttaaacGTACAAAAATGCTTCCAGTCAGTGGGGCTTTTCATACCAGACTTATGGAACCAGCAGTAGAGCCACTGGCTGAAGTTCTAAAATCGATTGAAATTCAGAAACCGCTGCTCTGTGTGTATTCCAATGTCGATGGCAAAAAGTACATGCACTCAAAGCACATTCAGAAGCTGTTAGTGAAGCAGGTGGTATCACCTGTTCTGTGGGAGCAGACCATGCACTCAGTGTACGAAAGAAAGCAAGGAACAGAATTTCCTTACACGTATGAAGTGGGGCCTGGGAATCAACTGGGAGCCATTCTCAAACAATGTAATTTAAAG
- the TSPO gene encoding translocator protein — protein sequence MEVVPAWAPAVGFTLLPHAGGLLGGNITKREIPTWYQTLQKPSWCPPNWMFAPVWGTLYTSMGYGSYLVWKELGGFNEKSVVPLGLYAGNLALNWAWTPIFFGAHKMGWGLVTLLLTTGTATATTASWYNINKAAAYLMIPYLAWLSLASALNYRIWKDNRNKKRPE from the exons ATGGAAGTGGTACCAGCCTGGGCCCCAGCAGTAGGTTTCACACTCCTGCCACATGCAGGAGGATTGTTAGGAGGCAATATAACCAAAAGGGAAATCCCAACATGGTATCAAACTCTACAGAAGCCATCCTGGTGTCCACCTAACTGGATGTTTGCTCCTGTTTGGGGAACTCTCTATACATCTATGGG ATATGGCTCCTACCTTGTGTGGAAGGAACTGGGGGGCTTCAATGAAAAGTCAGTGGTTCCTCTGGGCCTGTATGCAGGGAACCTGGCACTAAACTGGGCATGGACTCCAATATTTTTTGGAGCTCACAAAATGGGATGG GGGTTGGTGACTCTCCTGCTGACAACTGGTACAGCAACAGCTACCACTGCTTCCTGGTACAACATCAACAAAGCAGCAGCTTATTTGATGATTCCTTATTTAGCCTGGCTAAGCTTGGCTTCTGCACTCAATTATCGGATCTGGAAGGACAATCGCAACAAGAAAAGACCTGAATAA